From the candidate division WOR-3 bacterium genome, one window contains:
- the dxr gene encoding 1-deoxy-D-xylulose-5-phosphate reductoisomerase: MRKVIIFGSTGSIGLNTIKVLKNLREYKIAGLATYSNYRLLNRQINELSPQYAVLVNKGYYKELKQTFGKKNIMFGEDGLYEMIEKSNADILVAAFSSAIGIYAILSAIRKGMRICLATKEVLVSFGEIVMKEVKKNNVELIPVDSEHSAIYQCLEGRKPDEIDKIILTASGGPFLNRSLKNVRKSDVLNHPVWNMGKKITVDSATMMNKAQEIIEAHHLFNVPPEKIKVVIHPEAICHSLVQFIDGTLIGQFSRPDMRLPIQYALTTPQRMPSLVRSIELDKIRHLNFFTPDYKKFPGLNLAYEALKIGKSMPAVLNGANEAAVRAFLDDKLRFQDITGIIKKAMSAHNPVSGGIEEYRQAEIWAKEFVHKEIKKGR; encoded by the coding sequence ATGAGGAAAGTAATAATATTTGGTTCCACCGGTTCAATTGGATTGAATACAATTAAGGTTTTAAAAAATTTGAGAGAATATAAAATTGCTGGTCTGGCAACTTATTCAAATTATAGACTTTTGAATAGACAGATTAATGAATTAAGCCCCCAATATGCGGTTTTAGTTAATAAAGGATACTACAAAGAGTTAAAACAAACTTTCGGAAAAAAGAATATCATGTTCGGCGAAGATGGATTATATGAAATGATAGAAAAATCTAACGCCGATATTCTTGTTGCTGCATTTTCAAGTGCAATCGGTATATATGCAATCCTTTCGGCAATAAGAAAAGGTATGAGAATCTGTCTGGCAACAAAAGAAGTTCTTGTGAGTTTTGGTGAAATAGTGATGAAAGAGGTAAAGAAGAATAATGTAGAATTGATACCAGTGGACAGTGAACATTCAGCGATATACCAGTGCCTTGAAGGTAGAAAACCGGACGAAATTGATAAAATTATTCTTACTGCAAGTGGCGGTCCATTTTTAAATCGTTCTTTAAAAAATGTTCGGAAATCAGATGTTTTGAATCATCCTGTCTGGAATATGGGTAAAAAAATAACAGTTGATTCAGCAACGATGATGAACAAAGCACAGGAAATCATTGAAGCGCACCATCTTTTTAATGTTCCACCTGAGAAAATAAAGGTTGTTATACATCCTGAGGCGATCTGCCATTCTTTGGTCCAATTTATTGATGGGACTTTGATCGGTCAATTTTCTCGTCCCGATATGAGGTTGCCCATACAATATGCGTTGACTACCCCACAGAGAATGCCATCACTTGTGAGATCAATAGAACTTGATAAAATAAGACATTTGAATTTTTTCACGCCGGATTACAAGAAGTTCCCGGGATTAAATTTAGCCTATGAGGCATTGAAGATTGGAAAAAGTATGCCGGCTGTTCTTAACGGTGCGAATGAGGCAGCAGTCAGGGCATTCCTTGATGATAAATTAAGATTTCAGGACATAACTGGTATTATTAAAAAGGCAATGTCCGCCCACAATCCTGTGTCGGGTGGTATAGAAGAATATAGGCAGGCTGAAATATGGGCAAAAGAATTTGTTCACAAAGAGATAAAAAAAGGGAGGTAG
- the rseP gene encoding RIP metalloprotease RseP: MFLITVIAFLFILGFSITIHEFGHFIFAKIFKIPVEKFSIGFGPPIIKKKIGETDFRIAYIPVGGYVKMAGEEDAEIPFSKQNLETSENQIPGFYEAPLFHRIMVVISGPVFNIISGAIVLIVLYMFFGLYVNPHLRIKVENGSYAERIGLKNLDSLISINDQPISYWDEIEGIFESKKDSVIKVTLKREGQILVMNLVVNPDSLILTPFVPPVVGSLKIDGPAHKAGMVNNDTIISIDGKKIETWDDFVSIVRKSKNVPLNITYKHNNELKSAVITPLPYYDPILKDTIGQIGIVMPLKKINIKPGKAVAMAINRSVELIYLTLKTFYQLIKGEISRKALGGPIAIAKLTGESARWGFENLLSLLSVISINLGLVNLFPIPALDGGHIVVAIIEGIRKKRFSKKTRLVIQQVGFAIIILLIIYVTFNDLTR; the protein is encoded by the coding sequence GTGTTTCTGATAACAGTGATCGCATTTCTTTTTATCCTCGGTTTTTCCATTACTATTCACGAATTTGGCCATTTTATATTTGCCAAGATTTTTAAAATTCCTGTAGAAAAATTTTCTATTGGTTTTGGCCCACCGATAATAAAAAAGAAGATTGGTGAAACCGATTTCAGAATTGCGTATATCCCGGTGGGCGGTTATGTGAAGATGGCGGGCGAGGAAGATGCTGAAATTCCCTTTTCAAAACAGAATCTTGAAACATCAGAAAATCAAATTCCTGGCTTTTATGAGGCACCTTTATTCCACAGAATAATGGTTGTGATTAGTGGTCCCGTTTTCAATATAATTTCCGGTGCAATTGTTTTAATCGTTCTTTATATGTTTTTCGGATTATATGTAAACCCGCATTTGCGAATAAAAGTGGAAAATGGAAGTTATGCTGAAAGGATTGGATTAAAAAACCTTGATTCACTTATTTCTATAAACGATCAACCTATCAGTTACTGGGATGAAATAGAAGGAATATTTGAGTCAAAAAAAGATAGTGTTATAAAAGTTACATTAAAAAGGGAAGGTCAGATATTGGTAATGAATTTAGTTGTAAATCCCGATTCACTGATTTTGACTCCTTTTGTTCCACCCGTAGTTGGTTCTCTTAAGATAGATGGTCCCGCACACAAAGCAGGAATGGTAAATAATGATACAATAATAAGTATTGATGGAAAAAAAATTGAAACCTGGGATGACTTTGTATCAATAGTGCGGAAGTCTAAGAATGTGCCGTTAAATATTACCTATAAACATAACAATGAATTGAAATCAGCAGTGATAACCCCGCTACCCTATTATGACCCTATATTAAAAGATACGATTGGTCAGATCGGTATCGTTATGCCATTGAAGAAGATTAATATTAAACCGGGCAAGGCGGTGGCAATGGCGATAAATCGCTCAGTAGAATTGATTTATTTGACACTCAAGACTTTTTATCAATTGATAAAAGGTGAAATTTCAAGAAAGGCACTTGGGGGTCCAATTGCTATTGCTAAACTTACTGGGGAATCAGCACGCTGGGGTTTTGAAAATTTACTGAGTTTATTGAGTGTAATATCTATAAACCTTGGGCTTGTCAATCTTTTTCCTATTCCGGCATTGGATGGTGGCCACATAGTGGTGGCGATAATAGAAGGAATTCGGAAGAAACGATTCAGTAAAAAGACAAGATTGGTAATTCAACAAGTGGGTTTTGCTATAATCATATTGCTTATCATTTATGTTACATTTAATGACCTAACAAGATGA